Proteins found in one Panicum hallii strain FIL2 chromosome 4, PHallii_v3.1, whole genome shotgun sequence genomic segment:
- the LOC112889076 gene encoding protein ALP1-like, giving the protein MDFDEWLQHTEMEREAHQREMEMELDDLEDFTLMTMCMSGPHLPRERVPRQIVPRDHHDGFRRIWADYFAPQPVYGDRLFRERFRMRRHVFLRIVDAVQRVDPYFIQRPDCTGLMGISALQKCIAPIRILAYGLPANAVDEYVRIGPSTAQEALKHFCRAVIDAFGGYYLRAPTEEDVRRLVEEGEQRGFPGMLGSIDCMHWTWRNCPSSWKGMFTGRGKSPSMILEAVASRNLWIWHAYFGMPGSCNDINVLHRSSLFDRFMQGTSTPVNFTVNGHSYNMGYYLADGIYPDWPAFVKTVRHPMEMKTRLFAAKQEGARKDVERAFGVLQARWAVIRGPAYPWDRDDVRDMMTACIIMHNMIIEDEGDSATNTSFENPGQHVDLSTGNLVDRHAFVQAHHRLRDRDVHFRLQSDLIVHNWNLHGSMVTSATDVPHV; this is encoded by the exons ATGGACTTCGACGAGTGGTTACAGCACACGGAGATGGAGCGAGAAGCACATCAGCGAGAAATGGAGATGGAGCTAGACGATCTGGAGGACTTCACCCTCATGACGATGTGCATGTCGGGTCCCCATTTGCCTCGCGAAAGGGTGCCTCGCCAAATCGTACCTCGTGATCACCATGATGGTTTCCGTCGGATATGGGCAGACTACTTCGCTCCCCAGCCGGTGTATGGGGACCGGCTGTTTCGAGAACG CTTCCGTATGCGACGGCATGTGTTCCTTCGGATTGTCGACGCGGTGCAGAGGGTGGATCCTTATTTCATCCAGCGTCCGGACTGCACAGGCCTTATGGGAATATCTGCCTTGCAGAAGTGCATCGCCCCCATTCGCATCCTGGCTTACGGATTACCAGCCAATGCGGTCGATGAGTATGTGCGTATCGGTCCCTCGACAGCTCAAGAGGCCTTGAAGCATTTCTGTCGAGCAGTCATCGATGCATTTGGTGGATACTATCTGCGAGCGCCAACTGAAGAGGATGTCCGCCGCCTCGTCGAGGAAGGTGAACAACGGGGATTCCCGGGAATGCTTGGCAGCATAGACTGCATGCATTGGACGTGGCGTAATTGCCCATCATCGTGGAAGGGCATGTTCACCGGCCGTGGGAAATCACCTTCTATGATTCTAGAGGCTGTGGCGTCCAGGAACCTATGGATTTGGCACGCTTACTTTGGAATGCCAGGTAGCTGCAACGACATCAACGTTCTTcacagatcgagtctctttGACCGCTTCATGCAGGGGACCTCGACGCCGGTGAACTTCACAGTCAATGGGCATTCATACAATATGGGATATTACCTGGCAGATGGAATCTACCCAGACTGGCCCGCATTTGTGAAGACCGTCCGTCATCCGATGGAGATGAAGACTCGCCTCTTCGCCGCAAAACAGGAGGGTGCTCGCAAGGATGTTGAGAGAGCATTTGGTGTGCTTCAGGCCCGGTGGGCAGTGATTCGTGGGCCGGCCTATCCATGGGACAGGGACGACGTGCGGGATATGATGACCGCATGCATAATTATGCATAACATGATCATCGAGGACGAGGGTGACAGCGCAACGAACACCAGCTTTGAAAATCCCGGGCAGCATGTCGACCTATCAACGGGGAACTTGGTGGACCGACATGCATTTGTTCAAGCACATCACCGGCTACGAGATCGTGATGTCCATTTTCGCCTGCAGTCAGACCTAATTGTGCATAATTGGAACCTACATGGGTCGATGGTTACCAGTGCGACCGATGTGCCACATGTGTGA
- the LOC112890160 gene encoding uncharacterized protein At3g52155, chloroplastic-like — translation MLFMLLLINLFLHSDAMRTKETLKILQEHVQGLSQAVVHFIPSFYSISAMDGQTAEHLQKAICEYSSDEILTVMCMGHNKGWEEAASMFSGDSVVLETCNAALLEAAGKSWVEAFSLAGLGGWKLHGIVKP, via the exons ATGTTATTCATGTTATTGTTGATAAATCTCTTTCTACACAGTGATGCAATGCGCACAAAGGAAACTCTTAAGATCCTGCAAGAACATGTTCAGGGATTGTCTCAAGCAGTGGTACACTTCATCCCAAGTTTCTACTCAATTTCAGCGATGGATGGCCAAACTGCAGAGCATTTACAAAAGGCAATCTGTGAATATTCGAGCGACGAGATATTAACCGTCAT GTGCATGGGTCATAATAAAGGATGGGAGGAAGCAGCCTCTATGTTTTCTGGTGATTCAGTTGTTCTTGAGACATGTAATGCGGCGCTGCTAGAAGCTGCAGGGAAATCATGGGTTGAG GCTTTTTCTCTGGCTGGTCTTGGGGGATGGAAGCTTCATGGAATTGTAAAGCCATGA